One stretch of Acidobacteriota bacterium DNA includes these proteins:
- a CDS encoding dCMP deaminase family protein: MTTKRTDYLSWDDYFMAVAQLSAQRSKDPGTQVGACIVNRNKRIIGIGYNGFPTGCPDDELPWGREGEFLETKYPYVCHAEMNAIANASNKADLDGASLYVSLFPCNECAKLIVQVGVKEVVYLSDKYAGTPEFTAARRIFEMAGVRQRLLRPTAGKVTLSLEED, translated from the coding sequence ATGACCACCAAGCGGACAGACTACCTGAGCTGGGATGATTATTTCATGGCCGTGGCGCAGCTATCCGCCCAGCGGTCCAAGGACCCCGGCACCCAGGTGGGGGCCTGTATCGTCAACAGGAACAAGCGGATTATCGGTATCGGCTATAACGGCTTCCCGACCGGATGCCCTGATGACGAGTTGCCCTGGGGGCGCGAGGGGGAGTTCCTCGAGACCAAGTACCCGTACGTCTGCCATGCGGAGATGAACGCCATCGCCAACGCCTCGAACAAGGCCGACCTCGACGGCGCCTCGCTCTACGTCTCACTTTTTCCTTGCAATGAGTGCGCCAAACTTATTGTCCAGGTTGGTGTTAAGGAAGTCGTTTACCTCTCCGACAAGTACGCCGGCACCCCCGAATTCACCGCCGCCAGAAGAATCTTTGAGATGGCCGGTGTGCGCCAGCGGCTGCTCAGGCCGACGGCAGGCAAGGTCACCCTCTCGCTTGAAGAAGACTGA
- a CDS encoding slipin family protein: MQLLPIIVLIVFVGLWLLFSMIKILREYERGVIFRLGRLIGAKGPGLIILIPVVDKMVRVDLRVITYDIPPQDVITKDNVSVKVNAVLYFQVMDANKAIVSVASFFEATSQIAQTTLRSVLGQVELDDLLANREKINAELQHIIDDQTEPWGIKVSVVEVKNVDLPPEMTRAIARQAEAERERRSKVIHAEGEFQAAAKLTEAAKVIATAPNAIQLRFLQTLTEVAVEKNSTIIFPVPIDLLESLKGFLERKAEE; the protein is encoded by the coding sequence ATGCAGTTGTTACCCATCATTGTCCTGATTGTCTTCGTCGGGCTCTGGCTCCTGTTCAGTATGATCAAGATCCTCAGGGAGTACGAGCGCGGAGTTATATTCCGTCTCGGGCGTCTGATCGGCGCCAAAGGCCCCGGGCTGATCATTCTGATCCCGGTCGTCGATAAGATGGTTCGCGTCGACCTGCGTGTCATCACCTACGACATCCCGCCCCAGGACGTAATCACCAAGGACAACGTTTCGGTAAAAGTGAACGCGGTGCTGTATTTCCAGGTGATGGACGCCAACAAGGCGATCGTTTCGGTCGCGAGTTTCTTCGAGGCCACGTCGCAGATTGCACAGACTACTCTCCGCTCCGTGCTGGGGCAGGTGGAACTGGACGACCTCCTGGCCAACCGCGAGAAAATCAACGCCGAATTGCAGCACATTATCGACGACCAGACCGAGCCGTGGGGCATCAAGGTCTCGGTGGTGGAGGTCAAGAACGTCGACCTGCCGCCCGAGATGACCCGGGCCATCGCGCGACAGGCCGAGGCCGAGCGCGAACGGCGCTCCAAGGTTATTCACGCCGAGGGTGAGTTCCAGGCGGCTGCAAAGCTCACCGAGGCGGCCAAGGTTATCGCCACCGCGCCCAACGCTATTCAGCTTCGTTTCCTGCAGACTCTGACGGAGGTCGCCGTAGAGAAGAATTCCACCATCATTTTCCCGGTGCCCATCGACCTGCTGGAGAGCCTCAAAGGCTTTCTGGAGAGGAAAGCGGAGGAGTAA
- the purN gene encoding phosphoribosylglycinamide formyltransferase gives MSQERARIAVFLSGGGTNLQALVDAARAGTLSADIVWVVSSRRDAYGLQRAAQENIETCVFKAKKYPSQQEAGRALLAKLRERRIEYIALAGYLKLLPTEVVRAFRNRIVNIHNALLPKYGGKGMFGHHVHEAVLASGDKESGPTIHLVDELYDHGQILEQVKVPVLPGDTPDTLAARVLEQEHRLYPRVLQKLIKGEYALD, from the coding sequence GTGAGTCAGGAGCGAGCGAGAATTGCGGTCTTTCTCTCCGGAGGGGGAACGAACCTTCAGGCACTTGTCGACGCTGCCAGGGCCGGCACGCTCTCGGCTGACATCGTGTGGGTGGTCTCCAGCCGGCGGGATGCTTACGGCCTGCAGCGGGCGGCGCAAGAGAACATTGAAACGTGTGTCTTCAAAGCGAAGAAGTATCCGTCACAGCAGGAGGCGGGCCGCGCCCTGCTGGCGAAGCTGCGCGAGCGCCGCATCGAGTACATCGCACTCGCCGGGTATCTCAAGCTGCTGCCCACGGAGGTGGTCAGGGCCTTCCGGAATCGTATTGTCAATATCCACAACGCCCTGCTGCCCAAATACGGCGGCAAAGGGATGTTCGGTCACCATGTGCATGAGGCCGTTCTGGCCTCCGGTGATAAAGAGTCCGGACCCACCATCCACCTGGTCGATGAACTTTACGACCACGGCCAAATCCTGGAGCAGGTAAAGGTCCCGGTCCTGCCCGGTGACACACCCGACACGCTGGCCGCCCGCGTGCTGGAACAGGAACACAGACTGTACCCCCGGGTTCTCCAGAAGCTCATTAAAGGAGAATACGCTCTTGACTGA
- a CDS encoding glutamine synthetase family protein, protein MIRQPHLQELGQVTKTGEDVLRLIDEAGVRYIRLCFTDILGKIKGMSIPRGEMEKVLEEGQGFDGSSIEGFARIEESDLMAIPDPLTFRIIPWEIAGEKVAMMFCDIQNPDGTPYDGDPRWVLKRALARVADKGWKFFVGPEIEYFYFENDEAPRTLDRSGYFDYGTVDIGAQIRKKTVTALELIDVPVECSHHEVAPSQHEIDLRYQEALVMADFTQIYRFIVKEIAMENNLYATFMPKPIFAENGSGMHCHMSLFKGDKNAFFDPNAEYNLSGIARDFVAGLLHHVREITLVLNQWVNSYKRLVPGYEAPAYISWGRRNRSSLIRVPAYQQGKEKATRIELRSPDPAANPYLAFACMLAAGLKGIENGYALPDPVEDNIYHMSGDEKARLNIDMLPNSLENAIHAAEKSSLVRETLGDHVFEMLIDNKKIEWDQYRVHVGGYEIDKYLSML, encoded by the coding sequence ATGATCCGTCAACCCCATTTACAGGAGTTGGGACAAGTGACCAAGACCGGAGAAGACGTCCTCAGGCTGATAGATGAAGCCGGCGTCCGTTATATCAGGCTCTGTTTCACCGACATTCTCGGCAAAATCAAAGGTATGTCCATCCCCCGGGGTGAAATGGAGAAGGTGCTGGAAGAAGGGCAGGGGTTTGACGGGTCCTCGATCGAGGGTTTCGCCCGTATCGAGGAATCCGACCTTATGGCCATCCCCGATCCCCTGACTTTCCGGATCATCCCATGGGAGATCGCGGGGGAGAAGGTCGCCATGATGTTCTGCGACATCCAGAATCCCGATGGTACCCCGTACGACGGCGACCCGCGATGGGTTTTAAAACGCGCTCTGGCCAGGGTTGCCGATAAGGGCTGGAAATTCTTCGTGGGGCCGGAAATAGAGTACTTCTACTTTGAAAACGACGAAGCACCGAGAACTCTGGACCGGAGCGGGTACTTCGATTACGGCACTGTCGACATCGGCGCGCAGATCCGCAAGAAAACCGTCACCGCCCTTGAATTGATCGATGTTCCGGTGGAGTGCTCGCACCATGAGGTCGCGCCCAGCCAGCACGAGATCGACCTGCGCTACCAGGAAGCGCTGGTAATGGCCGATTTCACCCAGATCTACCGCTTCATCGTCAAAGAGATTGCGATGGAGAACAACCTGTACGCCACGTTCATGCCCAAGCCGATTTTCGCCGAAAACGGATCCGGGATGCACTGCCACATGTCCCTGTTTAAGGGCGATAAGAATGCGTTCTTCGACCCGAACGCGGAATATAACCTTTCCGGCATCGCCCGGGATTTCGTGGCCGGCCTCCTGCACCATGTCAGGGAGATCACCCTGGTCCTGAATCAGTGGGTCAACTCCTACAAGCGGCTGGTTCCCGGGTACGAGGCTCCGGCGTATATCAGTTGGGGCAGACGGAACCGTTCCAGCCTCATCCGCGTGCCGGCCTACCAGCAGGGAAAGGAGAAAGCCACCAGGATCGAGCTGCGCTCTCCCGATCCCGCCGCCAACCCGTACCTGGCTTTCGCCTGTATGCTCGCAGCCGGCCTGAAAGGCATCGAAAACGGGTATGCGCTGCCTGATCCGGTCGAGGACAACATCTACCACATGTCCGGCGATGAGAAAGCCAGGCTGAATATCGACATGCTGCCCAATTCTCTCGAGAATGCCATTCACGCCGCTGAAAAATCGTCGCTCGTGCGGGAAACACTCGGCGACCATGTTTTCGAGATGCTGATCGACAACAAGAAAATCGAGTGGGACCAGTACCGGGTTCACGTCGGCGGATACGAGATCGACAAGTATCTGAGCATGCTGTAG
- a CDS encoding phosphoribosylaminoimidazolesuccinocarboxamide synthase produces MSVDIAEYPLMRRGKVRDVYDLGDTLLFVATDRISAFDVVMPNGIPDKGHVLTRMSLFWFDFLQKVVDNHLVAANVDDYPGDLHKYRSVLDGRSMIVTKAERVDVECIVRGYISGSMWKELVAAREHGSNVVHGFSFLADLRESEKLPETLFTPSTKNDEGHDENISFALMTDLVGEDTAGLCREKALAIYDRAAQYALSRGIIIADTKFEFGFREGRFLLIDEVLSPDSSRFWPRDQYRPGRSQPSFDKQPIRDYLDNLGWDRKPPAPVLPEEVVRACSERYRRAQQLLTEKR; encoded by the coding sequence ATGTCCGTTGACATAGCCGAATACCCGCTGATGCGGCGCGGCAAGGTGCGCGACGTATATGACCTGGGCGACACGCTTCTCTTCGTCGCCACCGACCGGATCTCCGCGTTCGACGTCGTGATGCCCAATGGTATCCCCGACAAAGGGCACGTGCTTACCCGGATGTCGCTCTTCTGGTTCGATTTCCTTCAAAAGGTCGTCGACAATCACCTCGTTGCGGCAAACGTCGATGACTACCCGGGCGACCTGCACAAGTATCGCAGCGTTCTGGACGGGCGCTCCATGATCGTTACGAAGGCGGAGCGCGTTGACGTCGAGTGCATAGTGCGAGGGTACATCTCCGGGTCGATGTGGAAGGAACTGGTGGCGGCTCGAGAGCACGGGTCCAACGTTGTGCACGGTTTTTCCTTTCTGGCCGACCTGCGGGAATCGGAGAAGCTGCCCGAGACGCTGTTTACACCATCGACCAAGAACGATGAAGGCCACGATGAAAACATCAGCTTTGCGCTGATGACCGACCTGGTGGGTGAGGATACGGCCGGCCTCTGTCGGGAGAAAGCGCTGGCGATTTATGACCGGGCGGCTCAGTACGCCCTGTCGCGCGGTATCATTATCGCTGATACCAAGTTTGAGTTCGGGTTCAGGGAGGGCAGGTTTCTTCTCATTGATGAAGTCCTGTCGCCGGACTCCAGCCGGTTCTGGCCGCGGGACCAGTACCGGCCCGGCCGGTCCCAACCCTCCTTTGACAAACAGCCCATTCGGGATTATCTGGACAACCTGGGCTGGGACAGAAAACCGCCCGCGCCGGTGCTCCCGGAGGAAGTGGTGCGGGCATGCTCGGAGCGCTACCGAAGGGCCCAGCAACTCTTGACGGAGAAAAGATGA
- a CDS encoding nodulation protein NfeD, whose amino-acid sequence MKIRLLVMVVGLLVVCLGTYVSAPAQHQGRLPLLAVALEQDTATSLVYILTIDGAIGAVTDARIADAVQQAEDDDAELLVIMLDTPGGFTKATWSICKNILNSDVPVCMYVAPPGARAGSAGVYMTYASHIAAMAPSTNIGAAHPVYGTSEKVDSVMNEKVTNDAVAQIRAAAEKHGRNADWAERAVRESVSITSTEALEENVIDIVAEDLDDLFEQLDGREVELPWGTKELALANVYTEEIKPTFVQRFLEVITSPDIVLILFSIGIMGIMLELYSPGAILPGVVGTISLLLAFYASQTLPINYAGVGLILLSIVFFIAEIKVVSHGLLTIGGIISFFLGGLMLVDTVDPELKVSMSLLITLAALVGLIMSVVLYLIVKAARNRPFIGHEGFVGKKAEVRRAGYVYLNGALWAAECDEPLEAGMKVEVTGIENLTLKVKRIQS is encoded by the coding sequence ATGAAAATCAGATTGTTAGTTATGGTCGTCGGCCTGTTGGTAGTCTGCCTCGGGACATACGTTTCGGCGCCCGCGCAGCACCAGGGCCGCCTGCCGCTCCTGGCCGTGGCCCTGGAACAGGATACGGCGACGTCGCTGGTCTATATCCTGACCATTGACGGGGCCATCGGGGCTGTAACGGATGCCCGCATCGCCGACGCCGTACAGCAGGCCGAAGACGATGATGCCGAGCTGCTGGTTATAATGCTCGACACGCCGGGCGGGTTTACCAAGGCGACCTGGTCGATCTGCAAGAACATCCTGAACAGCGACGTGCCGGTGTGCATGTACGTTGCCCCTCCGGGCGCGCGGGCCGGATCGGCGGGCGTGTATATGACGTACGCCTCGCACATTGCCGCTATGGCGCCCTCGACCAACATCGGCGCCGCTCACCCGGTCTACGGCACGTCTGAAAAAGTCGATTCCGTGATGAACGAAAAAGTCACCAACGACGCCGTGGCGCAGATCCGGGCCGCCGCCGAAAAGCACGGCCGCAACGCTGACTGGGCCGAAAGAGCCGTCCGCGAATCCGTCTCCATCACAAGTACTGAAGCGCTGGAGGAGAACGTCATCGATATCGTGGCCGAGGACCTCGATGACCTGTTCGAGCAGCTCGATGGTCGAGAAGTCGAGCTTCCCTGGGGTACGAAGGAGTTGGCCCTGGCCAACGTCTACACGGAGGAGATCAAGCCGACTTTCGTGCAGCGTTTTCTCGAGGTCATTACGAGCCCGGACATTGTGCTGATTCTCTTCTCGATCGGCATCATGGGCATCATGCTCGAACTGTACAGCCCGGGAGCCATTCTCCCCGGCGTGGTCGGCACCATCTCACTCCTTCTGGCCTTTTACGCCTCGCAAACGCTGCCGATCAACTACGCCGGCGTGGGGCTTATCCTGCTCTCCATTGTTTTCTTCATTGCGGAGATCAAGGTCGTTTCCCATGGCTTATTGACTATCGGCGGGATTATCTCGTTCTTTCTCGGAGGACTTATGCTTGTCGATACCGTCGACCCGGAGTTAAAAGTGTCAATGTCACTGTTGATTACGCTGGCCGCCCTGGTCGGGCTCATCATGTCGGTGGTGCTGTACCTGATAGTGAAGGCTGCCCGCAACCGGCCGTTTATCGGCCACGAGGGATTTGTCGGCAAGAAGGCCGAGGTGCGGCGCGCCGGATACGTGTATCTGAACGGGGCGTTGTGGGCGGCCGAGTGTGACGAGCCGCTCGAAGCCGGTATGAAGGTGGAGGTGACCGGCATAGAGAACCTGACTCTGAAAGTCAAAAGAATTCAATCCTAA
- the gatA gene encoding Asp-tRNA(Asn)/Glu-tRNA(Gln) amidotransferase subunit GatA yields MTRYQDLAASDIVSQVADGRMRAVDVARQALKLAGTEGRQLNAFITICEEKALVQAGRIDEMSVEARAGLPLCGVPVAIKDNISCTGYPTTCGSRILDGYVPPYDATAVGRLIQAGAVIIGKTNMDEFAMGSSSETSCYGPVKNPLDHSLTPGGSSGGSAAAVAQGIVPIALGSETGGSVRQPASFCGLLGLKPSYGAVSRYGLVAYASSTDQISPLARNVTDLATVYRVICGHDPHDATSAAFDHPDYPALLESDRKYRLGIIEECFAEGLAPDVEKAVSRAVRVLQGAGHAFVKMSLPSTEHAVAAYYIIAPAEASANLARFDGVRYGLRRAGHGSVDEMYARTRSAGFGPEVRRRIMLGTFALSSGYYEAYYMKASRVRELIRREYENAFTQVDLLISPTSPTPAFRLGEKADDPLAMYLSDVYTIPASLAGVPAISVPFGTAADGRTIGIQLTAPLFGELSLFRMAAILQRHL; encoded by the coding sequence ATGACGCGGTACCAGGATCTTGCGGCCTCTGACATCGTTTCGCAGGTAGCCGATGGTCGGATGCGGGCCGTTGACGTTGCACGGCAGGCGCTGAAGCTGGCAGGGACCGAAGGCAGGCAACTGAACGCTTTCATCACTATCTGCGAAGAAAAGGCGCTGGTGCAGGCTGGACGTATTGACGAAATGTCGGTCGAGGCCAGGGCCGGGCTGCCGCTGTGCGGTGTGCCGGTGGCGATCAAGGACAACATATCCTGCACCGGTTATCCTACCACCTGCGGTTCCCGCATCCTTGACGGCTACGTTCCGCCATATGATGCCACGGCGGTCGGGCGTCTGATTCAGGCCGGAGCCGTGATCATCGGCAAGACCAACATGGACGAATTCGCCATGGGGTCGTCCAGCGAAACGTCGTGTTACGGTCCGGTGAAGAACCCTCTGGATCACTCGCTGACACCCGGGGGATCGTCCGGAGGTTCGGCGGCGGCCGTGGCTCAGGGCATTGTCCCGATAGCTCTCGGTTCGGAAACCGGCGGCTCCGTTCGGCAACCGGCTTCGTTCTGCGGCCTGCTTGGGTTGAAACCGTCGTATGGCGCAGTGTCCAGGTACGGGCTGGTCGCCTACGCGTCGTCGACGGACCAGATTTCACCGTTGGCGCGTAATGTCACGGATCTTGCCACGGTCTACCGCGTCATCTGCGGTCACGATCCTCACGACGCCACCTCGGCTGCATTCGACCACCCGGACTACCCGGCCCTACTTGAATCGGACCGGAAGTACCGGCTGGGCATCATAGAGGAATGCTTCGCCGAGGGACTCGCACCGGACGTCGAGAAGGCTGTCTCGCGCGCCGTTCGTGTGCTTCAGGGAGCGGGCCATGCGTTTGTCAAAATGTCGCTGCCGTCCACCGAGCACGCCGTGGCCGCCTATTACATAATCGCTCCCGCGGAGGCATCGGCGAACCTGGCCAGGTTCGACGGCGTCAGGTACGGGCTTCGCCGGGCAGGCCACGGATCAGTGGATGAGATGTACGCACGGACGCGCTCGGCGGGATTCGGCCCTGAAGTCCGCCGACGGATTATGCTCGGCACCTTCGCCCTCTCCTCCGGGTACTATGAAGCCTATTACATGAAAGCGTCCCGCGTGCGCGAACTCATTCGCCGTGAGTACGAGAATGCGTTCACGCAGGTCGATCTTCTGATCTCCCCGACTTCGCCGACGCCGGCCTTCAGGCTCGGTGAAAAGGCGGATGATCCGCTGGCCATGTACCTTTCCGACGTCTACACGATCCCGGCCTCGTTGGCCGGTGTGCCCGCCATATCCGTGCCGTTCGGCACGGCTGCCGACGGCCGCACTATCGGAATCCAACTGACCGCACCGCTGTTTGGTGAACTTTCACTTTTTCGGATGGCCGCTATCCTGCAAAGACACCTGTAG
- a CDS encoding amidohydrolase: protein MKARTLFFNARIYTQAFGLVVDSLAVCGHRVIAVGNRLEQDPDFKAYAKVDLGGRTIVPGLVDAHAHFYYFALSLGRVSLDGLESLEACLEKIRTFSRQCRKSEWVLGDGYSPDRFTRRVEPDRYVLDAVTGGRPAFIFSKDQHSVWVNSRALEIAGIGKDTRDPAGGKIDRLADGTPSGIFREQAAYDPVLACIDPPSPQTVQRRYRQALQHAYRKGVTAVHSFDGPDGFAFFNDLALKGRLGLRINYYPAARLLPELRRTGTRYGCGDDFLRIAGVKVFADGSLGSQTALCFDPYIGTGGDRGIEATSVADMKKIIRSAARLGLPCAIHAIGDKAVANVLDAFEMNVALPAGARHRIEHLQLLWRRDISRIRRLKVVASMQPSHCPSDMHMIRKYWGKRGANAFIFRTLIDRGVDLAFGSDAPIELLDPMAGIAAAARRARPGSRDVFYPDQRIKASEALYRFTVGPAVACGQEHCRGYLLPGYPADLVVLSQDITRVAPTRIRDTEVLATILDGRVVYCHSSLAL, encoded by the coding sequence ATGAAGGCGAGAACGCTGTTTTTCAATGCCCGTATCTACACGCAGGCATTCGGTCTCGTGGTCGACTCACTGGCCGTCTGTGGCCATCGTGTAATCGCCGTCGGCAATCGCCTGGAGCAGGACCCCGACTTCAAAGCGTACGCGAAAGTCGATCTGGGGGGGCGCACGATAGTCCCGGGTTTAGTCGATGCCCACGCGCATTTCTACTACTTTGCCCTTTCCCTGGGGCGCGTTTCGCTCGACGGCCTGGAATCACTCGAGGCCTGCCTGGAAAAGATAAGGACCTTTTCCAGACAATGCCGAAAGTCCGAGTGGGTCCTGGGAGACGGCTACTCGCCCGATCGTTTCACACGGCGCGTCGAGCCGGACCGGTACGTATTGGACGCCGTGACCGGCGGCCGCCCCGCCTTCATATTTTCAAAAGACCAGCATTCGGTGTGGGTCAACAGCCGCGCCCTGGAGATCGCCGGTATCGGCAAAGATACTCGCGATCCGGCCGGGGGAAAAATCGACCGACTGGCCGACGGTACGCCGTCGGGCATTTTCCGGGAGCAGGCCGCATATGACCCCGTCCTTGCCTGCATCGACCCGCCTTCCCCGCAGACCGTCCAGCGTCGCTACCGCCAGGCCTTGCAGCATGCGTACCGCAAAGGCGTGACGGCGGTGCACTCGTTCGACGGTCCCGACGGTTTTGCATTCTTCAACGATCTGGCCCTGAAAGGACGGCTCGGCCTGCGGATCAATTACTACCCGGCCGCCCGCCTGCTGCCGGAACTGCGCCGGACCGGTACACGGTATGGCTGCGGGGATGACTTCCTGCGCATTGCCGGCGTCAAGGTTTTCGCGGACGGATCGCTGGGAAGTCAGACGGCGCTCTGTTTTGATCCCTATATCGGCACTGGAGGCGATCGCGGTATTGAAGCAACGTCGGTTGCGGATATGAAGAAGATCATCCGGTCGGCCGCCCGGCTCGGTCTGCCGTGTGCTATACATGCGATCGGTGACAAGGCCGTGGCGAACGTTCTGGATGCCTTTGAGATGAACGTGGCTCTTCCGGCGGGAGCCCGCCACCGCATCGAGCACCTGCAATTGCTCTGGCGGCGGGATATCTCGCGAATCAGGCGTCTCAAGGTGGTGGCATCGATGCAGCCGTCACACTGCCCGTCGGATATGCACATGATTCGCAAGTACTGGGGAAAGCGGGGTGCCAACGCCTTTATCTTTCGTACCCTGATAGATCGCGGCGTTGATCTTGCCTTCGGTTCCGATGCGCCCATCGAGCTGCTTGACCCCATGGCGGGCATCGCGGCCGCCGCCCGGCGTGCCCGTCCCGGCTCACGAGACGTGTTCTACCCGGATCAGCGCATCAAGGCGTCCGAAGCTCTCTATCGTTTCACGGTCGGGCCGGCCGTGGCCTGTGGCCAGGAGCACTGCCGCGGCTACCTGCTGCCCGGTTACCCGGCCGACCTGGTGGTCCTCAGCCAGGATATAACCCGCGTTGCCCCGACGCGGATCCGCGACACGGAGGTGCTGGCGACCATTCTTGACGGCAGGGTAGTCTATTGCCACTCATCGCTTGCATTATAG
- the gatB gene encoding Asp-tRNA(Asn)/Glu-tRNA(Gln) amidotransferase subunit GatB: MAVYDGFEPAIGLEVHAQLQTATKIFCGCKAAYGAPPNSLTCPVCLGLPGALPTLNKKAVEFAAMMILAVGGTVHRRSSFARKNYFYPDLPKGYQISQYEQPVGGGGSVAYQSDNGSLGVCRLSGIHLEEDAGKLLHGGEKEGTTRIDLNRCGVPLIEIVSEADLRSPDDAYSYLLKLKQLLQYVEVCSGDMEKGHLRCDANVSVRAVGQEGYGTRTELKNMNSFKAVRQALRFEIDRQIDLLKAGGKVKQVTLLWNENARRSEVMRSKELSQDYRYFPEPDLPAVEISEAWLDGIRRALPELPDARASRFVLRYAIREYDAAVLTGSRSLADFFEAVMQYFDDGRAAANWILTVLLGGLREAGQEIDACRVRPAQFDQLLDCVKDGRVSGTAARQVLAEMIQTGSDPAAIIETKALGQISDPDRLLPVVDRVLARCDRAVREYRAGKTAALKYLIGQVIRETDGRARPETVNDLLGKRLKE; the protein is encoded by the coding sequence TTGGCCGTATACGACGGATTCGAACCGGCTATCGGACTGGAAGTTCACGCACAACTGCAGACTGCGACCAAGATCTTCTGCGGATGCAAAGCCGCATACGGCGCGCCCCCCAACAGCCTGACCTGTCCGGTGTGCCTCGGGCTGCCGGGAGCGCTTCCGACTCTCAACAAAAAGGCCGTCGAGTTTGCCGCCATGATGATTCTCGCCGTCGGCGGCACCGTGCACCGGCGGTCCTCGTTTGCCCGTAAGAACTATTTCTACCCGGACCTGCCCAAGGGGTATCAGATTTCGCAGTATGAGCAGCCGGTCGGCGGCGGCGGTTCCGTCGCGTACCAGAGCGATAATGGCTCATTGGGTGTTTGCAGGCTGTCCGGAATCCATCTTGAAGAGGACGCCGGGAAGCTGCTTCACGGCGGCGAAAAAGAGGGCACGACGCGAATCGATCTGAATCGTTGCGGCGTCCCGCTGATCGAGATTGTGTCCGAGGCCGACCTGCGTTCCCCCGACGATGCATACAGTTACCTGCTTAAACTTAAACAGTTACTTCAATATGTGGAGGTCTGCTCCGGCGACATGGAAAAGGGACACCTTCGGTGCGACGCCAACGTCTCAGTGCGGGCGGTCGGGCAGGAGGGATACGGAACCCGGACGGAACTGAAGAACATGAATTCGTTCAAGGCTGTCCGGCAGGCCCTCAGGTTTGAAATCGACCGCCAGATTGACCTGTTGAAAGCCGGCGGGAAGGTAAAGCAGGTTACGCTTCTGTGGAATGAGAATGCCCGCCGGTCGGAAGTGATGCGGTCCAAGGAACTGTCGCAGGACTACCGCTACTTCCCGGAACCGGACCTCCCGGCGGTCGAGATCTCCGAGGCGTGGCTTGACGGAATCCGGCGTGCCCTGCCGGAACTTCCGGATGCCAGGGCATCACGATTCGTGCTCCGGTACGCTATCCGCGAATACGATGCCGCCGTCCTGACCGGCAGCCGTTCCTTGGCTGACTTTTTCGAGGCCGTGATGCAGTACTTTGACGACGGCCGGGCGGCCGCCAACTGGATCCTGACCGTACTGCTCGGCGGTCTGCGTGAGGCCGGACAGGAGATCGACGCCTGTCGGGTGAGGCCGGCACAGTTTGACCAACTCCTGGACTGTGTGAAAGACGGCAGGGTGTCAGGTACGGCAGCCAGGCAGGTTCTCGCCGAAATGATTCAGACCGGTAGCGACCCCGCGGCAATTATCGAGACGAAAGCGCTTGGCCAGATATCTGACCCCGACCGGCTGCTGCCCGTGGTTGACCGGGTGCTGGCCCGGTGCGACCGGGCCGTCAGGGAATACCGTGCCGGCAAGACGGCCGCGCTTAAATATCTCATAGGTCAGGTGATACGTGAAACCGACGGGCGAGCCAGGCCTGAGACGGTAAACGATCTGCTCGGGAAAAGACTGAAGGAGTAA